The Caulobacter sp. FWC2 region AGGCCGGCCTGGTAGTTCGTGAAGTCCCACGAACCGCCGCGCGGCGTGTAGGTCACGGAGGTGACGACGCCGTTGGCGCTGGTCGAGGACGCGTCGACGCCACGGCTCTCGTAGCTGTCATGACGCAGGCCCAGGTTCAGCAGGATCTTGTCGCCGAACTTGATGGTGTCGAAGCCGTAGATCGCGGCCGTCTTGGTCAGGTTGCGCGTAAGCGGCCCCTTGTTCAGTGTGCCGACCCAGACGTCGTTGGCGTTAGGCTTGTAAACGAGCGTGCAGTCGCCGCCGCCGACGCTGGCCAAGGTAGCCGCCGCGATCACGAAGCCGGTCGGGCAGGCCGAGGTGGTCGTGCCGTAGGGCAGGTAGCTGGCGTTGCGATTTTCTTCGCGGCTCAGCTCGATGCCGATGTCGAAGCTGTGCTCCAGGCCGGCGAAGGTCTTCTTGCCGTGCAGGTCGGTGACGGCGGCCACCGTCTCGGTCGGGTTCCAGCGGCTCTTGGTGCCGCGCTTCATCCACCACTGCCCCTGGACGAACTGGGCCGCGCCGCCGTCGCCGGGGTTGGTGACCAGGTAGTCGTTCACGCTCTTCGAATAGCGAACCACCTGCCGGACGTTCAGGTCGTCATCAATCTTGTGGTCGATGGCGAAGGTGGCGATGTCCGACTGGGTCTTCTGGAAGTCGCGGCTCTTGATGCCGTAGAAGCTGCGACGGTCGACGTTCAGGATGCCCGAGGCCGTGCGCGGCTCGATCGTCTTGGTCAGCAACGGGATGCCGTAGTCGGGCGTCTGGTTGGTGTCGAGGTGATAGTAGGCCACGGTGATCTGGGTGTCGCCGTTCAGGCCGATGGCCAGCGACGGCGCGACACCCCAGCGGTCGAAGTCGACGGCCTTGCGGCCGGGAGTATTTCCCTGCGTACCCAGCACGTTCAGGCGCACCGCGACGCTGTCATTGATCGCGTAGTTCAGGTCGGCGGTGGCGCGGACATAGGCGTCCGTACCCATGCCGACCGAGCCGCGCGCGAAGGTGTCGGCCTTAGGGGTCTTGGACGACAGGTTGATGCTGCCGCCGCCCGAACCGCGGCCGCTATAGGCGCTGTCCGGGCCTTTCACGACCTCGACCTGCTCGAGATTGAAGATCTCGCGGGTCTGGCCGCCGCTGTCGCGGACGCCGTCGACGAAGATATTGTTGGCCGAGCTGGAGCCGCGGATGAACGGACGGTCGGCCAGCGGCTGGCCGCCTTCCCCAGCGCCGAAGGTGATGCCCGGTGAGGTGCGCAGGATGTCGGTCAGCGAAGTGGCGGCGGTCTGCTCGATGATCTTCGAGGTGATGACCGTCACGGACTTCGGGGTGTCGACCAGCGGCGCGGTGAACTTGCTCGACGACGGGTCGGCGACGCGGCGGGCGTCGATCTTGACGGTCGAGACCTCGGTATTGTCGTCGGCGGTCGGGACGGCGGCGGCCGGGGCGGTCGCGATCGGCGCGGCGGCGTCCGCCTCGCCCGCGACGGCGGCATGGGCCAGGCCCAGGCCCGCAAGGCCGGCGACGGCGGCAGCGCCCAGGGCGCGACGAGGCCGGCTTACAACGCCGACAGAGTTCGGATTACGCATGATCGTCCTTATTCCCCGAGGGCTCGCCGTAGGGCCCCTCCTGAAATTGCGACGCGTTCTTAGCGTTCCTGCAAAGCAGTCGCAATGATAATCGTTCTCAGTTGCGCGACGTGGCGGAAAGGCGACGCTTTGGACGCGGGGCGGTTCGCGCTGCCCGCGCCCGAGCGCGTCATGCTAGAGCTTGGGCCGCACGAATACGGAGCCTGCGCCATGCCCGACGCCAAGACCTGGATCGCCTTCACCTTGGTGTGCCTGGGGATGGCCCTGACCCCCGGACCGAACATGCTTTATCTGGTCAGCCGCTCGATCTGCCAGGGCCGCTGGGCGGGGATCGTGTCGCTGATCGGCACCGCGGCCGGCTTCGTGGTCTACCTGCTCTGCGCGGCGCTGGGCATCACAGCCCTACTGATGGCCGCCCCGATCGCCTATGACGTCCTGCGGTTCGGCGGCGCCCTCTATCTGGCGTGGCTGGCCTGGCAGGCGATCAAGCCCGGCGGCGCCTCGCCGTTCCAGGTTCGCGAGCTGCCCAAGGACAGTCCAGTCAAGCTGATCACGATGGGTTTCGTGACCAACATCCTGAACCCCAAGGCGGCGATGCTTTATCTGTCGCTGCTGCCGCAGTTCATCAGGCCCGAGCACGGCGGGGTCTTCACCCAGTCCCTGACCCTGGGCCTGTCCCAGATCGCCGTCAGCTTGACGGTGAACGGCGCGATCTGCCTGGCCGCCGGGACCATCGCCACCTTCCTGGCCACCCGGCCGAGCTTCGCCCTGATCCAACGCTGGCTGATGGCGACCGTGCTGGGCGGCCTGGCCGTACGGATGGCCACCGAGGCGCGGCGCTAGGCATCAGCAAAGGGTTTCTTGACGCCGACGACGGCGCGGGTCCCTATCCGCGCCGCTGTTCCGGAGTTCATGATGAAGACCGCCCTCGCCACCGCTTTCGCCGTCCTCACGCTCGCGACCGGCGCCCAGGCCGCAAACCTGAAGGCCTGCGCGGTTCCGCCCGTTGTGACCCCCGCACCGGCCGAGATCCCGCCGGCCGACGAAATCCACACCGACGTGCCGATCGCCGCCTATCTGCTGGCGCTGTTCTGGTCGCCCGAGGCCTGCCGCGCGGGCATCCCGGAGTCGGACAAGGTCATCCAGTGCCAGAACAATCATTTCGGCTTCACGGTGCACGGTCTGTGGCCGAACGGGCCGGACCGGATCCACCCGCGCTACTGCAAGCCCAGTCCGCCGATGAACCCGGCGACCGTGAAGGCCAATCTCTGCATGACCCCCTCGCCCTGGCTGCTGCAGCACGAGTGGCAGGCGCACGGCACGTGCAACTGGGACAGCCCCGAAGCCTATTTCAAGAAGGCCCAGAAGGTCCGCAAGGGCCTGAACGTGCCGGACCTTGCTCCCGCCGGCGACACCATTACCGCCGGCCAGATCCGCGACGCCTTCCTCAAGCACAACAAGGGCGTGACCCGCGACGGCCTCAATGTCCGCGTCAAGGACGGACGCCTGACCGAGGTCTGGGTCTGCCTGGATCTGAAGTTCAAGCCCGCCGCCTGCAGAGGTGGCAATGGCGCGCCTGACGCGGCGCAGGTGCGGGTGACGCCGAAGGGGTAATTTTCTTTCTTCGTGCAGACAAACGTCATCCCGCGCCTGAAACGCGGGATGACGGGTGTTGATCGCTGGGAGACTAGCCTTCGATGAAGGCCAGCAGGTCCTTGTTGATCGTCTCGGCCTCAGTGGTGGCCATGCCGTGCGGGAAGCCCGGATAGGTGATCAGCGTGCCGTTCTTCAGCAGCTTGATCGCCTGGCGGGCCGAGGCGTCGATCGGAACGACCTGGTCGTCCTCGCCATGCAGCACCAGAACCGGCACGTCGATGACCTTCAGGTCTTGCGTGAAGTCGGTCTCGGAGAAGGCCGCCACGCAGTCGTACAGCGCCTTGACGCCGGCCATCATACCCTGGCGCCACCAGTTGTCGATCACGCCTTGGCTGACCTGCGCGCCTTCGCGGTTGAAACCGTAGAAAGGACCGGCGGCAACGTCGCGGAAGAATTGGGCGCGGTTATAGGCCGTGCCGTTCCGGAAGCCGTCGAACACCTCCAGCGGCAGGCCGCCAGGATTGGCCTCGGTCTTCAGCATCAGCGGCGTCACGGCGCCGACCAGCACGGCCTTGGCGACACGGCCAGGCTCAGCCCGGGCCACATAATGAGCGACTTCGCCGCCGCCGGTCGAGTGACCAATGTGGATGGCGTTCTTCAGGTCGAGATGCTTGGCCAGAGCGATGACGTCGGCGGCATAGGTGTCCATCTCATTGCCGGTGTCGGTCTGGCTGGACCGGCCGTGGCCGCGGCGGTCATGGGCGATGACGCGATAGCCCTTGGCCAGGAAGAACATCATCTGCGCATCCCAATCGTCCGACGACAGGGGCCAGCCATGGTGGAAGACGATCGGCTGGGCGGTCTTGGAACCCCAGTCCTTGAAGAAGATCTGGGCGCCGTCGTTGGTGGTGAGATAGCCGCTGCTCATGTCCGTTTTCCCTCTGGCTGGGAGGCCGTCTGGCCCGTCCCGTTGTTCCGATGAGGAGAGAATGAACGCGGACGATCAGCGCGGATATGGAAACTATGGAAATCCATTGTTTCCAATTTCAACCTTTATCCGCCGACGCCCTTCAACACCCAGTCGTAGCGCTGAGCCGGCTGGTAACCGACGATCGGACTGGCGCGGACGATCTCCCGCAGGTTCTCGTCGAGATCGCGCATAACGACGTCGATCAGAGAACTGCGCGCCACTCGGATCGCCTCGTCCCTGGGCGCGGTCCTGGCGCAGGCCGGACAGCGCGCGGCAAAGCCATCGCCCTCTCGCACAACCTGGACATCGACCCGGCACGCTCCGCACTGAACGACATGGTCGGCCATCGCTCACCTCCTGCTCCGCAACCCAGAATGGAACAAAAAGTGAACAATGGGAAGCCCAAACGCAAAACGGGCGGCCCCTTTCGGAGCCGCCCGCCTGATCGCGTCCAGAAAGGGGACGGAAGGGGCTTACGCCTCTTCGGTCGCGCCTTCCTTCTTGGTCAGGTCTTCGCCGGTCTCTTGGTCGACGACCTTCATCGACAGCTTGGTCTTGCCGCGATCGTCGAAGCCCAGGAGCTTCACCTTGACGATCTGGCCTTCCTTCAGCACGTCCGACGGCTTGGCGACGCGTTCGTTGCTGATCTGGCTGACGTGGACGAGGCCGTCCTTGGCGCCGAAGAAGTTCACGAAGGCGCCGAAGTCGACGACCTTCACGACCTTGCCGTCGTAGATCTTGCCCACTTCAGCTTCGTCGGTGATCGACTTGATCCAGTCGATCGCGGCCTTGATCTTGGCGCCGTCCGAGGCCGAGACCTTCACGGTGCCTTCGTCGTTGATGTCGACCTTGGCGCCGGTGGTGGCGACGATCTCGCGGATCACCTTGCCGCCCGAACCGATCACTTCACGGATCTTGTCGGTCGGGATGGTGATGGTCTCGATCTTCGGAGCGTAGTCGCCAACGTCGTCACGCGGGGCGTCCATGGCCTTGTTCATCTCGCCCAGGATGTGGGCGCGACCTTCGTGAGCCTGGGCCAGGGCCTGCTTCATGATCTCCGGGGTGATGCCGGCGATCTTGATGTCCATCTGCAGCGAGGTCAGGCCTTCGCTGGTGCCTGCGACCTTGAAGTCCATGTCGCCCAGGTGATCTTCGTCACCCAGGATGTCCGACAGAACCGCGAAGCCGTCCTTTTCCAGGATCAGGCCCATGGCGATGCCCGAGACCGGACGGATCAGCGGCACGCCGGCGTCCATCATGGCCAGCGACGAACCGCAGACCGTGGCCATCGAGGACGAGCCGTTCGACTCGGTGATCTCCGAGACCAGGCGGATCGTGTAGGGGAAGTCTTCCTTGGCCGGCAGCATCGGACGCAGGGCGCGCCAGGCCAGCTTGCCGTGGCCGATTTCGCGGCGGCCCGGGCTGCCCATACGGCCGGTTTCACCGACGCTGTAGGGAGGGAAGTTGTAGTGCAGCAGGAAGGATTCCTTGTAGGTGCCTTCCAGGGCGTCGATGAACTGCTCGTCGTCGCCGGTGCCCAGGGTGGCGACCACGATCGCCTGGGTCTCGCCGCGGGTGAACAGGGCCGAGCCGTGGGTGCGCGGCAGGATGCCGACTTCACCCAGGATCGGACGGACGGTGCGGACGTCGCGGCCGTCGATGCGGATGCCGGTGTCGAGGATCGAGCGACGGACGATGTCCGCTTCCAGTTCCTTGAAGACCGAAACCAGCTTCAGCGGGTCGATGCCGGCCGGGTTGGTGTCGCTCTTGGCGAAGGTCTCGATGGCCTTGGTCTTGGCGGCGCCCAGGGCGGCGACGCGTTCGGCCTTGCCACGGATGGTGTAGGCGTCGGCCAGGTCCTTGCCGACGGCCTTCTTCACTTCGGCCTTCAGGGCGTCGGTGTCTTCCGGTTGGAAGTCGAAGGGCTCCTTGGCGGCGTGCTCGGCCAGGTCGATGATCGCGTCGATCACCGTCTGCATTTCCTTGTGGGCGAAGTTGACGCCGCCCAGCACGATCTCTTCCGAGAGCTCTTGGATTTCCGATTCAACCATCATCACGGCGTCGGCGGTGCCGGCCACGACGAGGTCCATCTTGCTTTCCTTCAGCTCGTCGAGCGTCGGGTTCAGCACGTAGCCGCCATCGACGTAACCGACGCGCGCGGCGCCGATCGGGCCCATGAACGGAGCGCCCGACAGGACCAGGGCGGCCGAGGCGGCGACCATGCCCAGGATGTCGGGATCGTTCTCGAGGTCGTGCTGCAGCACGGTGACGACGACCTGGACTTCGTTCTTGAAGCCCTTGACGAACAGCGGACGGATCGGACGGTCGATCAGGCGGGAGACCAGGGTCTCCTTTTCCGACGGACGGCCTTCGCGCTTGAAGAAGCCGCCCGGGATCTTGCCGGCCGCGAAGGTCTTTTCTTGATAGTTGACCGTCAGCGGGAAGAAATCTTGACCGGGCTTCGCCTTCTTGGCGAACACGGCGGTGGCCAGGACGACGGTTTCGCCCATGGTGGCCAGAACGGCGCCGTCGGCTTGACGGGCGATGCGACCGGTTTCGAGGACCAGCGTCTTGCCGCCCCACTCGATCGTCTTGCGCTTGATATCGAACATTTTTGCTTCTTTCGGTTCCGAAGGACCCATTTCCTTCAGGACGGACAGGGGCGGGCGGCCGAAGGGCGGTCCCGAGATTTCCTCATCCAGTTCGACAGGCGTCCGAAGATCGTGATCCCCGGTTTACGTGTTCGGATCGCGCATACAGCGGACCCGCGGCAACCTTTCGTTTCGGCCTGTCTCGAAACGAAGGCTTAGACTTGTCGCGTGACGAATATCGAAGCCGGAAGCCACTTTCGGCAAACCAGTTCGACCGACACGCTCCAAAAAGCATTCGGCCGCTCTACGAAAGCAGAGCGGCCGAATTGTGCCTTAGCGACGCAGACCCAGCTTTTCGATCAGGGCCTGATAGCGACCGGCGTCGGACTTCTTCAGGTGGTCGAGAAGCCGGCGACGCTGGGAAACCAGCTTCAGCAGGCCACGACGGCTGTGGTTGTCCTTCTTGTGCGTCTTGAAGTGCTCGGTCAGGTTCGAGATGCGTTCCGAGAGGATCGCGACCTGGACTTCAGCGCTGCCGGTGTCGCCAGTGGTGCGGGCGTGTTCGGCGATGAGAGCGGCTTTGCGCTCGATGGTGATCGACATCGGGTTGTCTCCGCTCAGGTGAGTTGGAAGACCCGCACCGGATTGAGCTTTCCGGCGCGCATCTCGCACAGGGCCACCAACCTGTCGCCGGAGATGGCGGAAACGGTGCGATCGCCGGGCGTGAGCTCGGCTTTCAGCGTTTCTACCTGCCTCGGGAGCAGGACGATGGCGCGTCCCTGTGCAAGCCGGAAGGCGTCTTCGTCGGTCACGGCCAACGCCGGGATGTCGTCCAGCGCGGTCTCGACCGGAAGCAATGCCTCCGACAGCCGGGCCTCATAGCTCAAATTCTCAAGGGTTTCCAGCGATATCGAGGTCGCCTCGGCAAACCCGCCCACCCGTGTCCGGCGCAGGTCGGCGACGTGACCGCAGGTTCCCAGCGCCTTGGCCAGGTCCCGGACCACGGCCCGGACATAGGTGCCCTTGCCGCATTCCATCTCCAGGGTGACGTGGTCGGCGTCGGCCTGCTCGACAACCTTCAGGTCGAAGATGTTGACCTTGCGGGTCGGCAGTTCGAATTCCACGCCGTCACGGGCCAGGTCATAGGCGCGCTCGCCGTCGACCTTGATGGCCGAGAAGTTCGGCGGGATCTGGTCGACCTCGCCGATGAAGGCCGGCAAGGCGGCCTCGACCTGCTCCCGGGTCGGACGCACGTCGGAGGTTCCCGTCGTCTCGCCCTCGCGATCCAGGGTCGTGGTGTCGCGGCCCCAGGCGATGGTGAAGCGATAGGCCTTGTCGGCGTCCATCAGGAACGGAACGGTCTTGGTCGCCTCGCCCAGGGCGATGGGCAAGATCCCCGTGGCCAGAGGGTCCAGCGTGCCGGCGTGGCCGCCCTTCTGGGCGTTGAAGGCGCGACGCACCCGGCTGACGGCCGAGGTCGAGGTAAGGTCATAGGGCTTGTCCAGGCAGATCCAGCCCGAGACGGCGTCGCCCTTCTTGCGGCGCGCCATGCCTAGGCCTCGTCCCCTTGGTCGTCATCGTCGCCCTGGACGTCCGCCAGGGTGCGCACGTCCTGCTGCACGCGCGGATCGTCGAACAGGCGGTCCATATAGGCCGCCGCGCCGAAGCTTTCGTCGTGGATGAACTTGAGGTCCGGCGTGAACTTCATGTCGATCACCTTGCCCAGGCGCCCGCGCAGGAAGCTAGCCCCCCGGTTCAGGGCCTTCATGACCTCTTTGATGTCCTCATCCCCGCGGCCAGCCTCGCCCTTCAAGCCGGCGCCCAGGGGTTCGACGAAGCAGACGGCGTGCCGCAGGTCGGGGCTCATCCGCACTTCCGACACCGTGAAAGAGACGTTGACCAGCACCGGGTCGGCCAGGCCTTCCTCGCGGAAGACATCGACCAGGGCGTGGCGGATCAGTTCGCCGGCGCGGAGCTGGCGTTGCGAAGGGCCCGTCGGGGAGGCCTTCTTGGTTTCGGCCTTTTTGGGGCCCGATAGGCGCTTCATGGCGCGGAATCCTTGTGGCCCGGCCGGCGGATCGAACGCCGGTCGCGGGGAAAATCGGAAGGCGGGGTGTCTAGGCTTCCAAACGCTAGAAGTCCAGTCCGGTCTCCTTCTCCCGCCCAAGCCCCGCGGGGTGTTCCTGCCGAGCCCCCCTACTCCTCCCGCAACTCCAGCGCCGTGAACGGCGCCTGGCCGCGTTCGATGCGGATCAGGTCCAGAACCCCGACGATCTGGCGTGAGCGCCATTGACCTTGAAGGTAGGAGATCGGACCCAGGGTGACGCCCGCCGCGACCTGGATCGCCACGGTGCTGTGCTGACGAATGAAGCTCAGCATGCTGTCGCCCGCCAGGTCCGCCATGATGGCCGCGATGGTCAACGGTACGGTCAGGTAGAAGACCACCACCGCCCGCACCATCTGGTCGTGACGACGGGCGTTGAGGCTGGCCAGGGCCGAGAGGGCGTCGAACGTGGCGTCGTCGATCCCGTCCAGCAGCGCGAAGGCCTTTACCGTCGAAGGGTTCTTGCGAAAGCCGTTGAGGAAGTCGACGCCCATGTAGCCCCAGGCGCCGGGCGTATAGAACGCCTCCAGGAACAGGTTCCAGGCCGGGAACAGGCGCTTTAGCTTGTCCCAAAGCGCCCAGGCCTCGGCGGCCTCGCCCCTCGCCGTCACCGTAGTACCCTTCGCCATACCGCCCCCGCACTCAACCTTTAGGAAAGGTCTAAGCAGCCGGCCCGGCGATGTCGATCCGCGTCCATCCGGAATTGGCTCAGGACTTCGACGACAGGTCCGGGCGCGAGGCCAGGAAGGCAGCCTTTTCTGCGGGCGTCAGCACCTTGGCGGTCTGACGCCGCGCCACCTTCGGCGTGGGTCGGGCATAGGTCTCGGCGGTCGACGCGGGCTTGAGGTCGGCCAGACGCTTGATGGGCGGCTTCATGTCGTTCCTCGTTTGCGGGGCGAGTCTAGACGGTGATCCATGACGCCCGCAAGACGCCCTTACCGCGCCACGCTGGCCCGCGCGCGCTTCAGGCCCAGGCGGGAGCCCGGCGCGGAGGCCTCGTTCTCCTCCAGGGCCGCCAGAAGGTCGGCCTTGACGGCCGTGACCTTGCGGGCCTCGGTCAGCTTTCCGCCCTCCTGCGTCTGGACGTAGAAGGCGTCGACCGCCCGCTCGCCATAGCCGTCGATATGGGCCGACTGGATGGAGAGGCCGTTGTCGGCCAGGGTCTTGGCCAGGGCGTGCAGCAGGCCGGGCCGGTCGCGGCCCGAGGCCTCGACCACCGTGGCGTCGTTGGAGGCCTCGTTGTCGACCGTCACGGTCGGCGCGATCGAGAAGGCGGCGGCGCGGGACTGCTCGGAGCCCCGGCGCGGCTCGACGCCCAGCGGCTCGCCCTTGCCGGCCGCTTCCAGCGCGTCGGCCAGGCGGCGCAGGGCGCGGGGGTTCTCGCAGCCGAACGGCGCGCCAGTCACGTCCTGGACGTAGAAGACGTCTAGCGCCTGGCCCTGACGGGAAGTGAAGACCCGAGCCCCGACGACATTGCCGCCCAGGGCCGAGATGGCCATGGCGAGGTCGGCGAACAGGCCGCGACGGTCCTTGGCCGCGACCACGATCTCGGCGGCGTTCTGGCCCTGCTGCACCCGGCCCTCGGCGGCGGCCCCGCCCTGGATGGCTGCGCGGCGGGCCAGGGCGGCGTGCTCGAACAGCTCGTCCTGCGGGAAGGCGCTGAAATAGGCGTTTTCCATCGCCGACACCCAGCCCTTGGCGGCCGGATCGATCTCCAGCAGCGTGGCGCGGGCGGCCTCGGCCAGGCTTTCCTGGTGGCGCAGGACGTTAGCGGCGGCGTCACTGCCGCGCCCACCCCGGAAAACGGCTTCGGTGGCGTTGTAGAGCTCGCGCAGCAGTTGGCCCTTCCAGCCGTTCCAGACCCCCGGCCCGACGGCGCGGATGTCGGCGACAGTGATAACCAGCAGCAGGCGCAGGCGCTCGGGGTTCTCGACGATGCGCGCGAAGGCGGCGACGGTGCCGGGGTCGGCGACGTCGCGCTTCTGGGCGAAGTCGCTCATGACCAGGTGGTTCTCGACCAGCCAAGCGACCAGCTCGACCTTGGTGCGGTCCACGCCCATCCGCTCGCAGGCGCTGCGGGCGGCGCGGGCGCCGGCCTTCTCCTGGCCGCCGACCCCGCCCTTGCCGGTGTCGTGCAGCAGCATGGCCAGGAACAGGGCCTCGCGGTCCTCGATCAGCGGCATGATCGAGACGGCCAGCGGATGGTCGTCGACCAGCCGGCCGGCGGCCATGTCGCCGATCAGCCCGACGGCCCGCAGGGTGTGCTCATCCACCGTGTACGAGTGGTACATGTTGAACTGCATCTGGGCCACGATCCGGCCGAACTCCGGCACGAAGCGGCCCAGGACCCCGGCGTCGTTCATCAGGGTCAGGGTGCGATAGCTGCGCTTGCCCCGCGCCAGCAGGTCCAGGAACGCGCGGCAGGCCTCGGGGGCGCGACGCACCTTGGAGGTGATCAGCGACAGACTCCGGGTCACCGCTGTGAAGGCGTCCGGATGCAGGTCGAGGTCGCGCTCGTCGGCGATCTTGAACAGGCGGATCAGGTTGACGGGATCGGCCTCGAAGACCGCCAGCCCGTCGATGTTCAGGCGACCGTTGTCCTCGAAGAAGCCCTCGACGTCCAAGGCCTTGCGCTTGGGACGGCCGCCCGGCAGGAACCGCGAGATGCCCTTGGGCTCGTTCTTGAAATGCTCGGCTTCCAGCTTGGCCGAGAAGGCGCGGGTCAAGGCCCCGACCTCCTTGGCGATCAGGAAGTAGCGGCGCATGAAGCGCTCGACCGCCGGCGCGTCGCCCCGGTCCCCATAGCCCATGCGGCGGGCGATTTCCGGCTGCAGATCGAAGGTCAGCCGCTCCTCGGGCCGGCCCGTCGTGAAGTGCAGGTGGGCGCGCACCGCGTGCAGGAAATCGAAGGCGCGGATGAAGGCCTTGGTCT contains the following coding sequences:
- a CDS encoding [protein-PII] uridylyltransferase; translation: MPRRLRPTRLEHVVDGHALRARLSAAALDAIGNEAEQRARAIDILKQALFRGRMIAKERLENGASGVETARLISGVTDEVITALYDFTTVHVFRARNPTEGERLCLLAVGGYGRGTLAPFSDIDLLFLRPYKQTPHAESVIEFMLYALWDLGFKVGHASRTIEECVRLSKEDFTIRTSILEARRLTGDERLAAELKRRYRDDVMKGTGAQFVAAKLKERDDRQARAGTSRYMVEPNVKEGKGGLRDLHTLMWIAEYLHPVDRPEDVFKMEVFSTRETKAFIRAFDFLHAVRAHLHFTTGRPEERLTFDLQPEIARRMGYGDRGDAPAVERFMRRYFLIAKEVGALTRAFSAKLEAEHFKNEPKGISRFLPGGRPKRKALDVEGFFEDNGRLNIDGLAVFEADPVNLIRLFKIADERDLDLHPDAFTAVTRSLSLITSKVRRAPEACRAFLDLLARGKRSYRTLTLMNDAGVLGRFVPEFGRIVAQMQFNMYHSYTVDEHTLRAVGLIGDMAAGRLVDDHPLAVSIMPLIEDREALFLAMLLHDTGKGGVGGQEKAGARAARSACERMGVDRTKVELVAWLVENHLVMSDFAQKRDVADPGTVAAFARIVENPERLRLLLVITVADIRAVGPGVWNGWKGQLLRELYNATEAVFRGGRGSDAAANVLRHQESLAEAARATLLEIDPAAKGWVSAMENAYFSAFPQDELFEHAALARRAAIQGGAAAEGRVQQGQNAAEIVVAAKDRRGLFADLAMAISALGGNVVGARVFTSRQGQALDVFYVQDVTGAPFGCENPRALRRLADALEAAGKGEPLGVEPRRGSEQSRAAAFSIAPTVTVDNEASNDATVVEASGRDRPGLLHALAKTLADNGLSIQSAHIDGYGERAVDAFYVQTQEGGKLTEARKVTAVKADLLAALEENEASAPGSRLGLKRARASVAR